CACTAGAATACCGCGATGCGATTCGTGAAGGCGTTTTGATGTGGAACAAAGCATTTGAGAAAGCCGGATTTCAAAATGCCATTGAAGTGCAGCAAATGCCAGATGATGCTAATTGGAAACCAGCAGATGTACATTACAACACTATTCGCTGGTTCAATTCTTTAGATGCAGGTTTTGCCAAAGGACCGATGCGCGTCAACCCATTCACCGGGGAAATATTGGATGCAGATATCATTGTGGATGCCAATATGGTGCGTTTAGTTCAGCAAGAATATCACGCACTGATGGAGGCAAATTCATGTCAAGAAAATACGAAAGGACGTGAAGACGCGGGGAAATTCCTGGATAAATTTGCCTCCTCTTCCTCTGCTCACTTTTTCTCCTCAGAGTCGTGCTATGGTATAGAATCTTCAAATCAAGCAGCTATGGGGGCGCTGGCGTTGTCAATGTTGCCAGACACTACACCTAGTAGTGAAACGATTAAGGAGTATGTGCATCAATATTTGCGTTCTCTCATCGCTCACGAAGTCGGGCACACTCTGGGTTTGCGCCATAATTTTCATGGCAGCACCATGTTAGCGCCAGAAGAATTAAATAATACTGAAATCACTCACACCAAAGGTTTAGTAGGTTCGGTGATGGACTATGTACCTGTGAACATAGCGCCACAGGGAGTACAGCAAGGTGACTATTTCCCAGGAGTTATTGGGCCTTATGACAAATGGGCAATTGAGTATGGTTATAAAAAATGTCCATCAACAGTCCTTGAGGTAACTATTCCAGAATCAGAAAAAAGTTTTTTAGACCAGATTGCATTAGCATCGCCTCAACCAGAATTATCTTACGCAAGCGATGAAGATATCTGGGACATCAATCCTTTAGCAAATGTCTGGGATATGAGTAGTGATGTGCTACTTTATTCGCAGTGGCAAATGGATAATGCTCGTTTTATGTGGCAGCGTCTTGATAAGGGTTATCTATCGAAAGGAGAAAGCTATAGTAACCTGCGCCTTAAGTTTAATAAAGTACTTAAATATTATTTTCGGAACGCCACTTTGCTTGCTAAATACATTGGTGGACAATCTTTTCGGCGTCTCCATACCAGTAATGATGCTGCTTGGACATTTGTACCAGTTTCACTTTTAAAACAACGTCAAGCATTGACAAAGTTGCAAGAGTATGTATTTGCAGATAATGCTTTCAGCTTTTCACCACAATTGCTCAATCAACTAGCACCATCGCGTTGGGAACACTGGGGCAATTCTGCACCTAATAACCGCCTTGATTATCCAATTCACGATCGCATTTTGAGTTTTCAAAGTATGATATTGCGATCGCTATTAGACAGCGATCGCCTAAATCGGTTACAAGATATAGAATTAAAAACTCTGCCTGGAGAAGCGCTTTCTATGCCAGAACTGTTCGACACCCTGCAAACAGGCATCTGGACAGAAGTTTTCGCCCCCGGAGAACCAAAGCCAATTTCGAGCATCCGGCGTTCATTGCAACGGGAACATCTGAATATTTTGTTACAGATGATGTTGGGTACTACTAATACACCTGAAGATGGTCGGACATTGGCTTGGTATAAATTGCGCCAACTCCAAAAAGCCATTGATGCCAGACTTAAACAACTTGGCGAAAGCCTTGATGTTTACACCTTAGCTCACTTAGAAGCTTCTGGCGATCGCATTGCTAAAGCATTAAACGCACAGTTACTTTCTAAATAGTCATTTGTCATTTGTCATTAGTTATTCTCCCCTGCTCCTCGGTCATTGAGCGGCTTGCCCTGAGCGGAGCCGTTGGCGCAGCCTCTCGTAGAGAAGGGAGCCGAAATGAGCCGAAGTGCTGCTCCCCTACTCTCCACTTCCCCAAGATACCGCTGCAATAAGCCAATGAAAACTTCTGGTATTTCCAAATGAGGTAATATTCCGGCATCTGCGATCGCATAAAAAT
This portion of the Nostoc sp. GT001 genome encodes:
- a CDS encoding zinc-dependent metalloprotease — translated: MKYWITKLAVCIVLLSNLLLSNDYAAANQLSNTSNIDVQQLNTLPVVKNVASADKNLAEIKKEDFCRFNGIVNRVDKLEGLFTLYCSEDSGKVFLELKPEQLNKDYLAIVTLESGVGESGIYSGLPLSDFIFYFRRVNNRLHFVVRNVKFRTDSIPEQRSLARSFSDSVLYSLEIATIEPKNKNILIDLNGLLMQDFPGLTPLLKYSLQADYRLDARKSYFGDVNSFPDNIEIDSIYGFSSLEGSNLIAVPDSRALTLKVHYSFSQLRENNGYIPRLADDRVGYFTTAFQDFSNNNAHESFVRYINRWHLEPSNPDAPLSPPKKPIVYWIENAVPLEYRDAIREGVLMWNKAFEKAGFQNAIEVQQMPDDANWKPADVHYNTIRWFNSLDAGFAKGPMRVNPFTGEILDADIIVDANMVRLVQQEYHALMEANSCQENTKGREDAGKFLDKFASSSSAHFFSSESCYGIESSNQAAMGALALSMLPDTTPSSETIKEYVHQYLRSLIAHEVGHTLGLRHNFHGSTMLAPEELNNTEITHTKGLVGSVMDYVPVNIAPQGVQQGDYFPGVIGPYDKWAIEYGYKKCPSTVLEVTIPESEKSFLDQIALASPQPELSYASDEDIWDINPLANVWDMSSDVLLYSQWQMDNARFMWQRLDKGYLSKGESYSNLRLKFNKVLKYYFRNATLLAKYIGGQSFRRLHTSNDAAWTFVPVSLLKQRQALTKLQEYVFADNAFSFSPQLLNQLAPSRWEHWGNSAPNNRLDYPIHDRILSFQSMILRSLLDSDRLNRLQDIELKTLPGEALSMPELFDTLQTGIWTEVFAPGEPKPISSIRRSLQREHLNILLQMMLGTTNTPEDGRTLAWYKLRQLQKAIDARLKQLGESLDVYTLAHLEASGDRIAKALNAQLLSK